In a genomic window of Halalkalicoccus sp. CG83:
- a CDS encoding mechanosensitive ion channel family protein, with amino-acid sequence MVLEGALVDVGLRPGPAAAIDGAIRFLVAFVALVFLGRVVVLPLLDRAFETRDLEPHARRPLKKLVWFGVLFGAIAAAFGFGGYGNFLTSLATIAAAAALAIGIAMQSVISNFVAGVFIFTEKPFRIGDWIEWQEGEYSGVVEDISLRVTRVRTFDNELVTVPNSELTDNAVKNPVAKDKLRRKFVFGIGYDDDIQKATDIIIEEARAHDEILDDPEPSVRLTELNDSDVGLQSRFWIADPSRADFMKVQGEYVTAVKERFDAEGIDIPYPYRVLEGGLSVGSADTIGAQASANEPAE; translated from the coding sequence ATGGTCCTGGAGGGGGCCCTCGTAGACGTCGGGCTTCGCCCGGGACCCGCCGCGGCGATCGACGGTGCGATCCGCTTTCTCGTCGCGTTCGTCGCCCTGGTGTTCCTCGGCCGTGTGGTGGTCCTCCCCCTGCTCGATCGAGCCTTCGAGACCCGGGATCTCGAACCACACGCCCGCCGTCCACTGAAGAAGCTCGTCTGGTTCGGGGTGTTGTTCGGGGCGATCGCGGCCGCGTTCGGCTTCGGAGGATACGGGAACTTCCTCACGTCGCTCGCGACGATCGCCGCCGCCGCGGCGCTCGCGATCGGTATCGCGATGCAGTCGGTCATCTCGAACTTCGTCGCCGGCGTGTTCATCTTCACCGAGAAACCCTTCCGGATCGGCGACTGGATCGAGTGGCAGGAGGGCGAGTACTCCGGCGTCGTCGAGGACATCAGCCTGCGCGTGACGCGGGTGCGCACCTTCGACAACGAACTCGTCACCGTCCCGAACTCCGAGCTCACCGACAACGCGGTGAAGAACCCCGTCGCCAAGGACAAGCTCCGCCGGAAGTTCGTCTTCGGTATCGGCTACGACGACGACATCCAGAAGGCGACCGACATCATCATCGAGGAGGCACGCGCGCACGACGAGATCCTCGACGACCCCGAGCCGTCGGTTCGGCTGACCGAGCTCAACGATTCGGACGTCGGACTGCAGTCGCGCTTCTGGATCGCCGACCCTTCGCGGGCGGACTTCATGAAGGTCCAGGGGGAGTACGTCACCGCCGTCAAGGAGCGTTTCGACGCCGAGGGGATCGACATCCCCTACCCCTATCGGGTCCTCGAGGGCGGTCTCTCGGTCGGCAGCGCCGATACGATCGGCGCGCAGGCGAGCGCGAACGAGCCCGCCGAGTGA
- a CDS encoding YhbY family RNA-binding protein, which translates to MDRQELRKNAHDVDVTVWVGKSGIGAVTDELSDQLDDRELVKVKFHRAARGGTTVEELAEELADRVDATLIETRGNTAVYH; encoded by the coding sequence ATGGACAGACAGGAGCTGCGGAAGAACGCACACGACGTCGACGTGACCGTCTGGGTCGGGAAGAGCGGGATCGGCGCCGTCACGGACGAGCTGAGCGACCAGCTCGACGACCGCGAGCTGGTGAAGGTGAAGTTCCACCGGGCGGCCCGCGGCGGGACGACGGTCGAGGAGCTCGCCGAGGAGCTCGCGGACCGAGTCGACGCGACGCTGATCGAGACGCGTGGGAACACGGCGGTGTATCACTGA
- a CDS encoding DUF502 domain-containing protein, whose amino-acid sequence MLDSHEPSFRRRLRQSLITGTAITIPFVLTLIVLGFVLNFVAQTLNPVVWLADYSEVEVADPIVQATTILTLVALVMVVGVVAEHTDGDRVVGGFHAAMESIPGVSSIYNSFRRMSDVLLESDVESFQEVVLVEFPREGTFALGYLTGRPPAEVVAAAGYEEMLTLFVPLAPNPVMGGFLVYVPESQVYDLEMTVEESVQAIITSGVAHNESAAGRTD is encoded by the coding sequence ATGCTCGACTCGCACGAGCCGTCGTTTCGTCGACGGCTCCGCCAGTCGCTGATCACCGGCACCGCGATCACGATCCCGTTCGTCCTCACGCTGATCGTCCTCGGATTCGTCCTCAACTTCGTCGCCCAGACGTTGAACCCCGTCGTCTGGCTCGCCGACTACTCCGAGGTCGAGGTCGCCGACCCGATCGTCCAGGCGACGACGATCCTCACCCTGGTCGCGCTCGTGATGGTCGTCGGCGTCGTCGCCGAACACACCGACGGCGATCGGGTTGTCGGCGGTTTCCACGCCGCAATGGAGTCGATCCCCGGCGTGAGTTCGATCTACAACAGCTTCCGACGGATGAGCGACGTTCTCCTCGAGAGCGACGTCGAGAGCTTTCAGGAGGTGGTGCTCGTCGAGTTCCCACGGGAGGGGACGTTCGCGCTCGGCTATCTCACCGGCCGTCCGCCCGCGGAGGTGGTCGCGGCCGCGGGCTACGAGGAGATGCTCACGCTGTTCGTACCGCTCGCGCCCAACCCAGTGATGGGCGGCTTTCTGGTCTACGTCCCCGAGTCACAGGTGTACGACCTCGAGATGACCGTCGAGGAGAGCGTCCAGGCGATCATCACCAGCGGCGTCGCCCACAACGAGTCGGCCGCCGGGCGGACGGACTGA
- a CDS encoding bacterio-opsin activator domain-containing protein: MHVRPAEDGRTHAVRLAPEEYGELCGAATTHRKRLLVRLGGESGLRAAEMTRVRPNDRRPAPGESSGAFLAVPDEASDGREAYLPPGVDREFERYVNSNGVAAGTPIVDVSPRRVQMLISEVASEAAERTGVEDFRKVSAHDLRRYFARTLLEERDVDPRIVRAVGGWRSFDALESYLDPPTDAEVVEAFDASGSSPFASLDAVLIDASTRSDLERGVCESLASGGAYAFAWIEGTALGDRSASPRAVAGIDAEELAPLRSRLPGALEDCVSIDARSIEETSAVVAVPVSYGETRYGTLALARSHGDVDAEERERLLLLGRRVGHAITAIRRRKLLLADAVLELEFHSTDPNAFFVAASDRCECRLDLESIVSVSDSALLFYLTLIDGEAADVFELTEEFSGVEEWRLVEQRDGGALVEFVVTGASPMLVLTDSGASITEATFDRGNARLVADCAYDADLRALVNGVTSAFPATELVGKQATDRSAGTVHGFRESVKDRLTDRQRAALRAAYFGGYFDWPRGSTAEEVADAMGVSSPTFHNHLRKGERELLQALFDD, from the coding sequence ATGCACGTACGCCCCGCCGAGGACGGACGCACCCACGCCGTTCGGCTGGCTCCGGAGGAGTACGGCGAGCTGTGTGGCGCCGCCACGACCCACCGCAAACGCCTCCTCGTCCGACTCGGCGGCGAGAGCGGCCTCCGGGCCGCCGAGATGACGCGCGTGCGCCCGAACGACCGTCGTCCGGCGCCCGGGGAGTCCTCGGGTGCGTTTCTCGCCGTCCCGGACGAGGCGTCCGACGGTCGGGAGGCGTACCTCCCGCCGGGCGTCGACCGTGAGTTCGAGCGGTACGTCAACAGCAACGGCGTGGCCGCTGGGACGCCGATCGTCGACGTCTCGCCGCGGCGCGTCCAGATGCTGATCAGCGAGGTCGCGAGCGAGGCCGCGGAACGGACCGGCGTCGAGGACTTCCGGAAGGTGTCGGCCCACGATCTCCGGCGCTACTTCGCGAGGACGCTGCTCGAGGAGCGGGACGTCGACCCCCGGATCGTGCGGGCGGTCGGCGGCTGGCGGAGCTTCGATGCTCTGGAGTCGTATCTCGACCCGCCGACGGACGCTGAGGTCGTCGAGGCGTTCGATGCCTCGGGCTCCTCGCCGTTCGCCTCGCTCGATGCGGTCCTGATCGACGCCTCGACGCGATCTGACCTCGAACGGGGCGTCTGTGAGTCCCTCGCGAGCGGCGGCGCGTACGCGTTCGCGTGGATCGAGGGTACCGCGCTCGGCGATCGGTCGGCATCGCCGCGCGCCGTAGCCGGGATCGACGCCGAGGAGCTGGCTCCGCTTCGATCGCGGCTCCCCGGTGCGCTCGAGGACTGCGTCTCGATCGACGCCCGTTCGATCGAGGAGACGTCGGCGGTCGTGGCGGTGCCGGTTTCCTACGGCGAGACCCGCTACGGCACGCTGGCGCTCGCGCGTTCGCACGGCGACGTCGACGCCGAGGAGCGCGAGCGGCTGCTCCTGCTCGGGAGACGCGTCGGTCACGCGATCACCGCGATCCGTCGTCGAAAGCTCCTGCTCGCGGACGCAGTTCTCGAACTCGAGTTCCACAGCACCGATCCGAACGCCTTCTTCGTCGCCGCGTCGGACCGCTGTGAGTGCCGGCTCGATCTCGAGTCGATCGTCTCCGTCTCCGACTCCGCGCTGCTGTTCTACCTGACGCTGATCGACGGCGAGGCGGCGGACGTCTTCGAGCTCACCGAGGAATTCTCCGGCGTCGAGGAGTGGCGACTCGTCGAGCAACGCGACGGCGGGGCGCTCGTGGAGTTCGTCGTCACCGGCGCCTCGCCGATGCTCGTGTTGACCGACTCGGGGGCGTCGATCACGGAGGCGACGTTCGATCGGGGAAACGCGCGCCTCGTCGCGGACTGTGCGTACGACGCCGACCTCAGAGCCCTCGTGAACGGCGTGACGAGTGCCTTCCCGGCCACCGAACTCGTCGGCAAGCAGGCGACCGATCGATCGGCCGGGACCGTCCACGGGTTCCGGGAGAGCGTGAAGGACCGCCTGACCGACCGCCAGCGAGCGGCGTTGCGGGCGGCGTACTTCGGTGGCTACTTCGACTGGCCCCGCGGCAGCACCGCCGAGGAGGTCGCCGACGCCATGGGCGTCTCGTCGCCGACGTTCCACAACCACCTCCGGAAGGGGGAACGCGAACTCCTCCAGGCGCTGTTCGACGACTGA
- the acs gene encoding acetate--CoA ligase encodes MTPPSDGRRFDPSPAFTERANVSDGSIYEEFEQNWPECWERAADLLEWQEEYDTVLDESDAPFYEWFPDGELNASYNCVDRHVEEGRKNHAAIRWEGKLGDRRTYTYQDLYREVNEFAAALRGLGVEEDDVVTIYLPMIPELPIAMLACARIGAPHSVVFAGFSADALATRMKSADSEHLITCDGYYRRGNAFDQKSKADNALLDLDASATTVVVDRLDESVGHVLADRQHDYRELIRSRAGVTVEPVVRDAGDVLFVMYTSGTTGDPKGVVHSTGGYLAYSAWTTQTVLDVKPEDTYWCSADIGWITGHSYGVYGPLALGTTSVMYEGSPDYPDRSRLWEIIERNAVDVFYTAPTAIRAFMKWGQQYPDRHDLSSLRLLGTVGEPINPRAWQWYYEHVGNGECPIVDTWWQTETGGMMVTTLPGVGTMKPGSAGPPLPGISIEVVDEEGEPVPTGESGYLTVDRPWPGMLRSLSDDDQFFEEYWSRFSDPDNDEWVYFSGDGARIDEDGYVTVLGRVDDVLNVSGHRLGTMEIESAVVDVEGVAEAAVVVGRQGGHGGTVHAYASTEHGYEGDGELREQIVAGVEDAIGPFARPDRVIFTPELPKTRSGKIMRRLLEDIANEEELGDTSTLRNPEVVGEIEAAGRED; translated from the coding sequence ATGACACCGCCCTCCGACGGCCGTCGTTTCGACCCGTCGCCGGCGTTCACGGAGCGGGCGAACGTATCGGACGGGTCGATCTACGAGGAGTTCGAGCAGAACTGGCCCGAGTGCTGGGAGCGGGCGGCCGACCTGCTCGAGTGGCAGGAGGAGTACGACACCGTCCTCGACGAGAGCGACGCCCCCTTCTACGAGTGGTTTCCCGATGGCGAACTCAACGCCTCCTACAACTGCGTCGACCGCCACGTCGAGGAGGGCCGGAAGAACCACGCGGCGATCCGGTGGGAGGGAAAGCTCGGCGACCGGCGCACCTACACCTACCAGGACCTCTACAGGGAGGTGAACGAGTTCGCCGCCGCCCTCCGGGGACTCGGGGTCGAGGAGGACGACGTGGTGACGATCTACCTCCCGATGATCCCGGAGCTGCCGATCGCGATGCTGGCGTGTGCGCGCATCGGCGCGCCCCACTCGGTCGTGTTCGCGGGCTTCTCGGCGGACGCTCTCGCGACCCGCATGAAGAGCGCCGACTCGGAGCACCTGATCACCTGCGACGGCTACTACCGCCGTGGTAACGCGTTCGACCAGAAGAGTAAGGCCGACAACGCCCTGCTCGATCTCGACGCGAGCGCGACCACCGTCGTCGTCGACCGGCTGGACGAGAGCGTCGGTCACGTCCTCGCCGATCGCCAGCACGACTACCGGGAACTGATCCGATCACGGGCCGGCGTGACCGTCGAACCGGTGGTTCGGGACGCGGGTGACGTGTTGTTCGTCATGTACACCTCCGGCACCACCGGCGATCCCAAGGGCGTCGTCCACTCGACCGGCGGCTACCTGGCGTACTCGGCGTGGACGACCCAGACCGTGCTGGACGTCAAGCCGGAGGACACCTACTGGTGTTCGGCGGACATCGGCTGGATCACCGGCCACTCCTACGGCGTTTACGGTCCGCTCGCGCTCGGGACGACGAGCGTGATGTACGAGGGGTCCCCCGACTACCCCGACCGATCGCGGCTCTGGGAGATCATCGAACGCAACGCCGTCGACGTCTTCTACACGGCGCCGACGGCGATCCGAGCGTTCATGAAGTGGGGCCAGCAGTACCCCGATCGCCACGACCTCTCCTCGCTCCGATTGTTGGGAACCGTCGGCGAACCGATCAATCCTCGTGCCTGGCAGTGGTACTACGAGCACGTCGGCAACGGAGAGTGCCCGATCGTCGACACGTGGTGGCAGACCGAGACCGGCGGGATGATGGTCACTACCCTCCCGGGGGTTGGAACCATGAAACCCGGCTCGGCCGGCCCGCCGCTTCCGGGGATCAGCATCGAGGTCGTCGACGAGGAGGGAGAGCCGGTCCCGACCGGCGAGTCCGGCTACCTCACGGTCGACAGGCCGTGGCCCGGGATGCTCCGAAGCCTCTCGGATGACGACCAGTTCTTCGAGGAGTACTGGAGCCGGTTCTCGGATCCCGACAACGACGAGTGGGTCTACTTCTCCGGCGACGGCGCGAGGATCGACGAGGACGGTTACGTCACGGTGTTGGGCCGGGTCGACGACGTGCTGAACGTCTCCGGACACCGTCTGGGTACCATGGAGATCGAGTCGGCGGTCGTGGACGTCGAGGGCGTCGCCGAGGCCGCCGTCGTGGTCGGTCGGCAGGGCGGCCATGGGGGGACGGTCCACGCCTACGCCAGCACCGAGCACGGCTACGAGGGCGACGGGGAGCTTCGCGAGCAGATCGTCGCGGGCGTCGAGGACGCCATCGGACCGTTCGCCCGACCCGATCGGGTGATCTTCACCCCGGAGCTGCCGAAGACGCGGTCGGGGAAGATCATGCGGCGGCTGCTCGAGGACATCGCGAACGAGGAGGAGCTCGGCGACACCTCGACGCTTCGCAACCCCGAGGTCGTCGGCGAGATCGAGGCGGCGGGCCGCGAGGACTGA
- a CDS encoding DUF2797 domain-containing protein gives MQVVGYDVGTGESEPALVLAADGEPVREPLPVGRELAYALGERRCAGTIVDGEHHGCANARAPYCEEHSRTWVCARCTGVCLKDEMDCFEEHAVYLAAFTPATFKVGVTRAWRLDTRLREQGADRAAHLHTVSNGRIAREIESEIAREVGDSVRVPTKVRGLAEPVDAAAWAALLEEYDPIETVALEYGLELDERPVGETIASGVVRGTKGRVLVLERGGTTYAVDMRDLVGYEVSEGPVERSLQSSLGAFG, from the coding sequence GTGCAGGTCGTAGGCTACGACGTGGGGACCGGCGAGAGCGAGCCCGCGCTGGTGCTCGCGGCCGACGGCGAGCCGGTGCGCGAGCCGCTTCCGGTCGGGCGGGAACTCGCCTACGCGCTCGGCGAGCGCCGGTGTGCGGGCACGATCGTCGACGGCGAGCACCACGGATGCGCGAACGCGCGCGCACCCTACTGCGAGGAACACTCCCGGACCTGGGTCTGTGCGCGGTGTACCGGCGTCTGTCTCAAGGACGAGATGGACTGCTTCGAGGAGCACGCGGTGTACCTCGCGGCGTTCACGCCGGCCACCTTCAAGGTGGGTGTGACCCGCGCCTGGCGGCTCGACACCCGCCTTCGCGAGCAGGGTGCCGATCGGGCGGCCCACCTCCACACCGTCTCGAACGGACGGATCGCCCGCGAGATCGAGAGCGAGATCGCTCGCGAGGTCGGCGACAGCGTGCGCGTCCCGACGAAGGTCCGCGGGCTGGCCGAGCCGGTCGACGCCGCGGCGTGGGCGGCGCTGCTCGAGGAGTACGACCCCATCGAGACGGTCGCCCTCGAGTACGGCCTCGAGCTCGACGAGCGACCGGTGGGAGAGACGATCGCGAGCGGGGTCGTGCGGGGGACGAAGGGCCGGGTGCTCGTGCTCGAACGCGGCGGGACGACGTACGCCGTCGATATGCGCGACCTCGTGGGATACGAGGTGAGCGAGGGGCCGGTCGAGCGCTCGCTGCAGTCGAGCCTGGGCGCGTTCGGGTAG
- the acs gene encoding acetate--CoA ligase, whose product MAGDNEDVQLEARLEEQDSFDPPSAFTEQANVSDESIYEEFEQNWPECWERAADLLEWQEEYDTVLDESDAPFYEWFQDGKLNASYNCVDRHVEEGRGDEIALEWVGEPTDQTRTYTYEELQTEVNELAATFREMGVEEDDVVTMYLPMIPELPIAMLACARIGAPHSVVFAGFSADALATRMKSADSEYLITCDGYYRRGDPLDHLEKANEGLESVDHDTTTVVVDRLGDEGFGHDLSEDQHDYEELVAEQEGAEVEPVTRDAEDMLFIMYTSGTTGEPKGVKHTTGGYLAYSAWTTQTVLDVKPEDTYWCSADIGWITGHSYIVYGPLALGTTSVMYEGTPDYPEKDRMWEIVADYEVNQLYTAPTAIRAFMKWGQQYPDQHDLSSLRLLGTVGEPINPRAWKWYYKHIGGEDCPIVDTWWQTETGGMMVTTLPGVGTMKPGTAGPPLPGISANIVDTDGNEVEAGRAGYLTVDKPWPGMLRTLYQNDERFLDEYWKEYSDPDSDEWVYFPEDGAKIDEDGYITVLGRVDDVLNVSGHRLGTMEIESAIVGVEGVAEAAVVGGDHEMKGEAVYAYVITEDGYEGDEELREQIVAGVEDAIGPIARPEQVVFTDELPKTRSGKIMRRLLEDIANEEELGDTSTLRNPEVVSDIQQKVQGD is encoded by the coding sequence ATGGCAGGAGACAACGAGGACGTGCAGCTCGAGGCGCGGCTCGAAGAGCAGGACAGCTTCGATCCGCCCTCGGCGTTCACGGAACAGGCGAACGTATCGGACGAGTCGATCTACGAGGAGTTCGAGCAGAACTGGCCCGAGTGCTGGGAGCGGGCGGCCGACCTGCTCGAGTGGCAGGAGGAGTACGACACCGTCCTCGACGAGAGCGACGCCCCCTTCTACGAGTGGTTCCAGGACGGGAAGCTCAACGCCTCCTACAACTGCGTCGACCGCCACGTCGAGGAGGGTCGTGGCGACGAGATCGCCCTCGAATGGGTCGGCGAGCCCACCGACCAGACGCGCACCTACACCTACGAGGAGCTCCAGACGGAGGTGAACGAGCTCGCGGCCACCTTCCGCGAGATGGGCGTCGAGGAGGACGACGTCGTCACCATGTACCTGCCGATGATCCCGGAGCTGCCGATCGCGATGCTGGCGTGTGCGCGCATCGGCGCGCCCCACTCGGTGGTGTTCGCGGGCTTCTCCGCCGACGCTCTCGCGACCCGCATGAAGAGCGCCGACTCGGAGTACCTGATCACCTGCGACGGCTACTACCGTCGCGGCGATCCCCTCGACCACCTCGAGAAGGCGAACGAGGGGCTCGAAAGCGTCGATCACGACACCACGACGGTCGTCGTCGACCGTCTCGGCGACGAGGGCTTCGGTCACGACCTGAGCGAGGACCAGCACGACTACGAGGAACTGGTCGCCGAACAGGAGGGCGCGGAGGTCGAGCCGGTGACCCGGGATGCCGAGGACATGCTGTTCATCATGTACACCTCGGGCACCACCGGCGAGCCCAAGGGCGTCAAACACACCACCGGCGGCTACCTGGCGTACTCGGCGTGGACGACCCAGACCGTGCTGGACGTCAAGCCGGAGGACACCTACTGGTGTTCGGCGGACATCGGCTGGATCACCGGTCACTCCTACATCGTCTACGGTCCGCTCGCGCTCGGGACGACGAGCGTGATGTACGAGGGTACTCCCGACTATCCCGAGAAGGACCGGATGTGGGAAATCGTCGCGGACTACGAGGTCAACCAGCTCTACACGGCGCCGACGGCGATCCGGGCGTTCATGAAGTGGGGTCAGCAGTACCCCGATCAGCACGACCTCTCCAGCCTGCGTCTGCTCGGGACCGTCGGCGAGCCGATCAACCCCCGCGCCTGGAAGTGGTACTACAAGCACATCGGCGGGGAGGACTGCCCGATCGTCGACACGTGGTGGCAGACCGAGACCGGCGGGATGATGGTGACCACTCTCCCGGGGGTCGGAACCATGAAGCCCGGCACTGCGGGCCCACCGCTCCCGGGCATCAGCGCCAACATCGTCGACACCGACGGCAACGAGGTCGAGGCGGGTCGAGCCGGCTACCTCACGGTCGATAAGCCGTGGCCGGGGATGCTCCGAACGCTCTATCAGAACGATGAGCGGTTCCTCGACGAGTACTGGAAGGAGTACTCGGATCCGGACAGTGACGAATGGGTCTACTTCCCCGAGGACGGCGCGAAGATCGACGAGGACGGCTACATCACGGTGTTGGGCCGGGTCGACGACGTGCTGAACGTCTCCGGACACCGTCTGGGCACCATGGAGATCGAGTCGGCGATCGTCGGCGTCGAGGGCGTCGCCGAGGCCGCCGTCGTCGGCGGCGACCACGAGATGAAGGGCGAGGCGGTCTACGCCTACGTCATCACCGAGGACGGCTACGAGGGCGACGAGGAGCTTCGCGAGCAGATCGTCGCGGGCGTCGAGGACGCCATCGGACCGATCGCCCGACCCGAACAGGTGGTCTTCACCGACGAACTGCCGAAGACGCGGTCGGGGAAGATCATGCGGCGGCTGCTCGAGGACATCGCGAACGAGGAGGAGCTCGGCGACACCTCGACGCTTCGCAACCCCGAGGTCGTCTCCGATATCCAGCAGAAAGTGCAGGGCGACTAA
- a CDS encoding ribonuclease P protein component 4: MSIARERIDRLQTLAASAAADGDDDLAREYVSLARRIAERNRLRFPREFERSTCDRCDRYHRPGRNARVRLRDGHVVVTCDCGTQHRYPYD, encoded by the coding sequence ATGTCCATCGCCCGCGAACGCATCGACCGGCTGCAGACGCTCGCCGCGTCAGCCGCGGCCGACGGCGACGACGACCTGGCGCGCGAGTACGTCTCGCTCGCGCGGCGGATCGCCGAGCGGAACCGGCTGCGCTTTCCCCGTGAGTTCGAACGCTCGACCTGTGATCGGTGCGACCGGTACCACCGGCCGGGCCGAAACGCCCGGGTTCGCCTGCGCGACGGCCACGTGGTCGTCACGTGTGACTGCGGCACCCAGCACCGCTACCCCTACGACTGA
- a CDS encoding VC_2705 family sodium/solute symporter, with amino-acid sequence MTSALTSTRILLQGDAALLPEGLDIGFKLIPAIMVLGMMGLFLAIGFMFKVADTDDMWVAGRSIGNLENGMAIGANWMSAASYLGMAALIALSGVYGLAFVVGWTTGYFILLIFLAAQMRRFGKYTAPDFVGDRFNSDAARALAAITTFLIGFVYAIGQARGMGLVGMYVLGDINNVVPIPGLSAYQAMMILFMIITVGYLTLSGMLGATKNQAVQYVILIAAFLIGLLATGWAGGFSTILPQIEYGQLISELDSEFSDPFAGGSYYLWIATCFSLIFGTCGLPHVLVRFYTVENERVARWSCTWGLFFICLLYWSAPAFAAFGTALYGSEVGAVYGENGMSGAAADVIVVLASQLAGLPTWFVGFVAAGGIAAAVATVAGLFIAASSAISHDIYANIINEDATQRQQVLVGRLSIIMIGLLTIIFAMDPQQPIAALVGFAFSLAAIVLFPMFFLGLWWENSNRQGALAGMVSGLILWFIPMLNEGNFGMVNGGEGLGIEFLATWMPAIGSALIAMPIVVVIMIVVSLVTDEPPERTKMMVRQCHSPDPMPKDMTAADVVAEKNSGNRETPADD; translated from the coding sequence ATGACGTCAGCGCTGACGTCAACGAGGATCCTCCTGCAGGGGGACGCCGCGTTGCTCCCGGAGGGACTGGACATCGGCTTCAAGCTCATCCCGGCGATCATGGTGCTCGGGATGATGGGGCTGTTCCTCGCGATCGGGTTCATGTTCAAGGTCGCCGACACCGACGACATGTGGGTCGCCGGCCGGTCGATCGGGAACCTCGAGAACGGGATGGCGATCGGCGCCAACTGGATGTCGGCCGCGTCCTACCTCGGGATGGCCGCGTTGATCGCCCTCTCGGGCGTCTACGGTCTCGCGTTCGTCGTCGGCTGGACGACGGGCTATTTCATCCTGCTCATCTTCCTGGCCGCGCAGATGCGCCGGTTCGGGAAGTACACCGCGCCGGACTTCGTCGGGGACCGCTTCAACTCCGACGCCGCGCGTGCGCTCGCGGCGATCACGACGTTCCTCATCGGGTTCGTCTACGCCATCGGCCAGGCCCGCGGAATGGGGCTGGTCGGCATGTACGTCCTCGGCGACATCAACAACGTGGTTCCGATTCCGGGGCTGAGCGCGTACCAGGCCATGATGATCCTGTTCATGATCATCACGGTCGGCTACCTCACGCTGTCGGGGATGCTGGGCGCGACGAAGAACCAGGCGGTCCAGTACGTGATCCTCATCGCCGCGTTCCTGATCGGCCTGCTGGCCACGGGCTGGGCGGGCGGTTTCTCGACGATACTGCCCCAGATCGAGTACGGCCAGCTCATCAGCGAGCTTGACTCCGAGTTCTCCGATCCGTTCGCGGGCGGCAGTTACTACCTCTGGATTGCTACCTGCTTCAGTCTGATCTTCGGGACGTGCGGGCTCCCACACGTGCTCGTCAGGTTCTACACGGTCGAGAACGAGCGCGTGGCCCGTTGGTCCTGTACCTGGGGTCTGTTCTTCATCTGTCTGCTGTACTGGAGCGCTCCCGCGTTCGCGGCGTTCGGGACCGCGCTGTACGGGAGCGAGGTCGGCGCGGTGTACGGTGAGAACGGCATGTCAGGCGCCGCGGCCGACGTGATCGTCGTCCTGGCGTCGCAGCTCGCGGGACTGCCGACGTGGTTCGTCGGCTTCGTCGCGGCGGGCGGGATCGCAGCGGCGGTCGCGACGGTCGCCGGCCTGTTCATCGCCGCCTCCTCGGCGATCTCCCACGACATCTACGCGAACATCATCAACGAGGACGCGACCCAGCGCCAGCAGGTGCTCGTCGGTCGGCTGAGCATCATCATGATCGGTCTGCTCACCATCATCTTCGCGATGGACCCCCAGCAGCCGATCGCGGCACTGGTCGGGTTCGCGTTCTCGCTGGCGGCCATCGTGCTGTTCCCGATGTTCTTCCTCGGACTCTGGTGGGAGAACTCGAACCGCCAGGGTGCGCTCGCCGGCATGGTGTCGGGGCTGATCCTCTGGTTCATCCCGATGCTCAACGAGGGCAACTTCGGGATGGTCAACGGCGGTGAGGGGTTGGGAATCGAGTTCCTCGCGACCTGGATGCCGGCCATCGGCTCCGCCCTGATCGCCATGCCGATCGTGGTCGTCATCATGATCGTCGTCTCGCTGGTCACGGACGAGCCGCCGGAGCGAACCAAGATGATGGTCCGTCAGTGTCACAGTCCCGACCCGATGCCGAAGGACATGACCGCGGCGGACGTCGTCGCCGAGAAGAACAGCGGCAACCGCGAAACGCCCGCGGACGACTAG
- a CDS encoding DUF4212 domain-containing protein codes for MSDVERERQIDYLDVEINLLSPATPFMRDHLRVIWTGFAIWVFTTFGPITLTRIAPDLMTNQMPVLGFPIHYFSIAIGGPTAALLLAVWYARKRDQIDEKYGIEQHVAEPEPTETVAEDAAATDGGVEE; via the coding sequence ATGTCCGACGTGGAGAGAGAACGGCAGATCGACTACCTGGACGTGGAGATCAACCTGTTGAGTCCCGCGACGCCGTTCATGCGCGACCACCTTCGGGTCATCTGGACGGGGTTCGCCATCTGGGTCTTCACCACGTTCGGGCCGATCACGCTGACCCGGATCGCACCCGATCTGATGACGAATCAGATGCCGGTACTCGGTTTCCCGATCCACTACTTCTCGATCGCGATCGGCGGCCCGACCGCCGCGCTGTTGCTCGCGGTCTGGTACGCCCGCAAGCGCGATCAGATCGACGAGAAGTACGGCATCGAACAGCACGTTGCCGAGCCCGAACCGACGGAGACGGTCGCTGAGGATGCCGCGGCCACCGATGGGGGTGTCGAGGAATGA